The following are from one region of the Tachyglossus aculeatus isolate mTacAcu1 chromosome 13, mTacAcu1.pri, whole genome shotgun sequence genome:
- the WDR86 gene encoding WD repeat-containing protein 86, with product MGSGPSALRVCADHHGGINWLSLSPDGQHLLTGSEDGTARLWGTKDGRCWAHFRGHESYITFCHLENEAAFTCSADRTIRKWDVLTGQCLAIYRGHTSIVNRILVAEDVLFSGSYDRTARCWSVDGERQVQEFWGHHNCILTLAHCPAREVAAAGPAEGSDRGLLVTGSSDCTAKVWGVSGGCCLWTLRGHTGAVLCLLLDPARGELFTGSTDATVRSWSLTTGQTLRVLRDHQGAVICLELEKGLLFSGSTDRTVRCWQADTGESIRTYGAHKHSVSALKCHAGTLFTGSGDACARAFSTESGALRKAFRGHSFIINCIQIHNGVLYTASHDGTLRSWDIRGVCKPRDRGSPRRGLPRLFRNRVGCSAPSPGGQAEEPA from the exons ATGGGCAGCGGCCCCTCCGCCCTGAGGGTCTGTGCCGACCACCACGGGGGCATCAACTGGCTGAGCCTGAGCCCGGATGGGCAGCACCTGCTAACGGGCAGCGAGGATGGCACGGCCCGGCTGTGGGGCACCAAGGAcggacggtgctgggcacatttCCGAG GTCACGAGAGTTACATCACCTTCTGCCATCTTGAGAACGAGGCGGCCTTCACCTGCAGCGCCGACCGCACCATTCGCAAGTGGGACGTGCTGACCGGGCAGTGCTTGGCCATCTACAGAGGGCACACGTCCATCGTGAACAG GATCCTAGTGGCTGAAGACGTCCTGTTCAGCGGCTCCTACGACCGGACGGCGCGCTGCTGGAGCGTGGACGGGGAGCGGCAGGTCCAGGAGTTCTGGGGCCATCACAACTGCATCCTGACCCTGGCTCACTGCCCCGCCAGGGAGGTCGCGGCCGCGGGGCCCGCGGAGGGGTCGGACCGGGGCCTCCTGGTGACCGGGAGCTCGGACTGTACGGCCAAGGTGTGGGGCGTGTCCGGCGGCTGCTGCCTGTGGACCCTGCGGGGTCACACGGGGGCCGTGCTCTGCTTGCTGCTGGACCCGGCCCGCGGGGAGCTGTTCACCGGCAGCACGGATGCCACCGTCCGCTCCTGGAGCCTGACCACCGGCCAGACGCTCAGAGTGCTCCGAGACCACCAGGGCGCCGTCATCTGCCTGGAG cTGGAGAAAGGGCTCTTGTTCTCGGGGAGCACCGACCGGACGGTGAGATGCTGGCAGGCGGACACCGGCGAGAGCATCCGCACCTACGGGGCCCACAAGCACAGTGTCAGCGCTCTCAAGTGCCACGCCGGCACAC TGTTCACAGGGAGCGGGGATGCTTGTGCCAGGGCCTTCAGCACGGAATCCGGCGCTCTGCGGAAGGCCTTCCGGGGACACTCGTTCATCATCAACTGCATCCAG ATTCACAACGGCGTCCTGTACACGGCCTCCCACGACGGCACGCTGCGCAGCTGGGACATCCGCGGGGTCTGCAAGCCGAGGGACCGGGGCTCCCCGAGACGTGGCCTCCCCCGTCTCTTCCGCAACAGGGTCGGCTGCTCGGCCCCGAGCCCCGGGGGCCAGGCTGAAGAACCCGCGTGA